A portion of the Desmodus rotundus isolate HL8 chromosome 8, HLdesRot8A.1, whole genome shotgun sequence genome contains these proteins:
- the LOC128781473 gene encoding cilium assembly protein DZIP1L-like has protein sequence MQVLATVVEGSHHSIFGAYTIPPFRFQPRNRNMDWRRMSVLDVGRVTREMDVATLQENLIDITFCTLDQEVCSHCSQPLDQALLNVLRLAQLSIEYLLHSQDFLTTRVTQLEVHLQASLSQQSQSQQELDCRAEELRGLQEERHRLRKKIKDLHHLLQQSGGQSYYMCHLCEKTFLSASYLWSHLQRRHEGTAKGGESRWPFWDRGRTLTGI, from the exons ATGCAGGTCCTTGCTACTGTTGTTGAGGGTTCCCACCACTCCATCTTTGGGGCCTACACAATCCCTCCCTTCAGGTTCCAGCCTCGCAACAGGAACATGGACTGGAGGCGCATGAGTGTCCTGGATGTGGGCCGTGTGACACGGGAGATGGATGTGGCCACCCTGCAGGAGAACCTCATTGACATCACCTTCTGCACCTTGGACCAGGAGGTATGCAGCCACTGTTCGCAGCCTTTGGACCAGGCGCTGCTCAACGTGCTGCGCCTAGCGCAGCTCTCCATCGAGTACCTGCTGCACAGCCAGGACTTCCTGACTACCAGAGTGACCCAGCTGGAGGTACACCTGCAAGCCAGCCTGAGCCAGCAGTCACAGAGTCAGCAGGAGCTGGACTGCCGGGCTGAAGAGCTCAGAGGTTTGCAGGAGGAAAGGCACCGTCTGCGCAAGAAGATCAAAGATTTGCACCATCTTCTCCAACAGTCAGGTGGCCAGAGCTACTATATG TGCCATCTGTGTGAGAAGACATTCCTGAGTGCCTCCTATCTGTGGAGCCACCTTCAACGCAGGCATGAGGGCACGGCGAAAGGCGGTGAGTCCAGGTGGCCCTTCTGGGACCGTGGAAGGACCTTGACTGGAATTTAG